One window of the Puntigrus tetrazona isolate hp1 chromosome 13, ASM1883169v1, whole genome shotgun sequence genome contains the following:
- the agpat5 gene encoding 1-acyl-sn-glycerol-3-phosphate acyltransferase epsilon isoform X1, with the protein MLLSLVVHTYSLRYWLPAAVMLGTAPAYLLSWSAWRLLSAMLPSRLYHTVDDCVYSVYQSMVLFFFENYTGVEIVIYGDIPKKKENVVYLSNHQSTADWIIADMLAIRQNALGHVRYVLKDGLKWLPLYGWYFSQHGGVYVKRSANFDEKAMKKKLYSQTKLGTPMYLVIFPEGTRFNPELQKVISDSQAFATKEGLAVLKHVLTPRMKASHVAIETMKEHLDAVYDITVAYEKTLTATGQRRPAPTMPEFLCKECPRVHIHFNRLDMREIPVEPVFFRRWLHERFEIKDKLLTTFYESEDPEKLCRFPGESQKSPLSFTKTLPPLLILGGLTLPMLLTESGRKLYLNTWLYGTLIGWVWVSVSP; encoded by the exons ATGTTGCTGTCTCTGGTCGTGCACACGTACTCGTTGCGGTACTGGCTTCCAGCAGCGGTGATGCTGGGCACCGCTCCTGCTTATCTGCTGTCCTGGAGCGCCTGGCGGCTGCTGTCCGCAATGCTACCGTCCAGACTCTACCACACTGTGGATGACTGTGTGTATTCAGTATATCAGAGTATGGTCCTGTTCTTCTTCGAGAATTACACAGGAGTGGAG ATTGTCATTTATGGGGACATAccaaagaagaaagagaatgtGGTTTACCTGTCAAACCATCAGTCCACAG CGGATTGGATCATTGCTGACATGTTAGCCATTCGACAAAATGCACTTGGACATGTAAGATATGTCTTGAAAGATGGTCTGAAATGGCTTCCTTTGTATGGATGGTATTTTTCACAG CATGGAGGTGTGTATGTGAAGAGAAGTGCCAACTTTGATGAGAAAGCcatgaaaaagaaattatattctCAGACCAAACTGGGTACACCT ATGTATCTTGTCATCTTTCCAGAGGGAACCCGCTTCAACCCTGAGCTCCAAAAAGTTATCAGTGACAGTCAGGCTTTTGCTACTAAAGAAg GACTTGCTGTGCTGAAGCATGTTTTAACACCAAGAATGAAAGCATCGCACGTTGCCATTGAGACTATGAAGGAACACCTGGATGCTGTCTATGATATAACGGTTGCATATGAGAAAACACTCACAGCAACCGGCCAAAGACGTCCAGCTCCTACAATGCCAG AGTTCCTGTGCAAAGAATGCCCCAGGGTGCACATCCACTTCAACCGCTTGGACATGAGGGAAATTCCTGTCGAGCCAGTGTTTTTCCGCAGATGGCTACACGAAAGATTTGAAATCAAGGACAA GCTTCTGACAACTTTCTATGAATCTGAAGACCCTGAGAAACTGTGCAGATTCCCTGGGGAAAGCCAAAAGTCACCTCTTAGTTTTACAAAGACATTGCCTCCTTTGTTGATTTTGGGTGGCCTCACTTTACCAATGCTGTTAACAGAGTCTGGTAGAAAACTCTATCTTAATACCTGGCTCTATGGGACTTTGATTGGATGGGTATGGGTAAGTGTAAGCccgtaa
- the agpat5 gene encoding 1-acyl-sn-glycerol-3-phosphate acyltransferase epsilon isoform X2, which yields MSMECPLEDLIVIYGDIPKKKENVVYLSNHQSTADWIIADMLAIRQNALGHVRYVLKDGLKWLPLYGWYFSQHGGVYVKRSANFDEKAMKKKLYSQTKLGTPMYLVIFPEGTRFNPELQKVISDSQAFATKEGLAVLKHVLTPRMKASHVAIETMKEHLDAVYDITVAYEKTLTATGQRRPAPTMPEFLCKECPRVHIHFNRLDMREIPVEPVFFRRWLHERFEIKDKLLTTFYESEDPEKLCRFPGESQKSPLSFTKTLPPLLILGGLTLPMLLTESGRKLYLNTWLYGTLIGWVWVSVSP from the exons ATGTCAATGGAATGTCCTCTGGAGGATTTA ATTGTCATTTATGGGGACATAccaaagaagaaagagaatgtGGTTTACCTGTCAAACCATCAGTCCACAG CGGATTGGATCATTGCTGACATGTTAGCCATTCGACAAAATGCACTTGGACATGTAAGATATGTCTTGAAAGATGGTCTGAAATGGCTTCCTTTGTATGGATGGTATTTTTCACAG CATGGAGGTGTGTATGTGAAGAGAAGTGCCAACTTTGATGAGAAAGCcatgaaaaagaaattatattctCAGACCAAACTGGGTACACCT ATGTATCTTGTCATCTTTCCAGAGGGAACCCGCTTCAACCCTGAGCTCCAAAAAGTTATCAGTGACAGTCAGGCTTTTGCTACTAAAGAAg GACTTGCTGTGCTGAAGCATGTTTTAACACCAAGAATGAAAGCATCGCACGTTGCCATTGAGACTATGAAGGAACACCTGGATGCTGTCTATGATATAACGGTTGCATATGAGAAAACACTCACAGCAACCGGCCAAAGACGTCCAGCTCCTACAATGCCAG AGTTCCTGTGCAAAGAATGCCCCAGGGTGCACATCCACTTCAACCGCTTGGACATGAGGGAAATTCCTGTCGAGCCAGTGTTTTTCCGCAGATGGCTACACGAAAGATTTGAAATCAAGGACAA GCTTCTGACAACTTTCTATGAATCTGAAGACCCTGAGAAACTGTGCAGATTCCCTGGGGAAAGCCAAAAGTCACCTCTTAGTTTTACAAAGACATTGCCTCCTTTGTTGATTTTGGGTGGCCTCACTTTACCAATGCTGTTAACAGAGTCTGGTAGAAAACTCTATCTTAATACCTGGCTCTATGGGACTTTGATTGGATGGGTATGGGTAAGTGTAAGCccgtaa